The Pantoea trifolii nucleotide sequence AGAACTTCAATCTGTTCCCGCACATGACGGCGCTGGAAAACGTGATGCTGGCGCCGCGCCGCGTGCTGAAGAAAAGCGAAGCTGAATGCCGTGAGCTGGCAACGCAGATGCTGGAGAAAGTCGGCCTCGGTGAGCGCATCAATTACTACCCGGCCAATTTGTCTGGCGGTCAGCAGCAGCGCGTGGCGATTGCCCGTGCGCTGGCAATGCAGCCCAAAGTTTTACTCTGTGATGAGATCACCTCCGCGCTCGATCCCGAGCTGGTCGGCGAAGTGCTGAAAGTGCTGGAGCAGCTGGCCGCCGAAGGCATGACGCTGATTCTCGTCACCCATGAAATGAACTTCGCCCGCGACGTGGGCGATCGCGTGGTCTTTATGCATCAGGGGCGCGTCTGGGAGCAGGGCGACAGCAAAACGCTGTTCGCCAATCCGCAAACCGCGGAGCTGAAGCAATTTATCTCCACGGTCCGCCTCTAAGTTTTCTTTAAGGAATACAACATGGATATCAGCCAATTTTCGCAAATTAATCCGCCACAGCGTCTGCTGATGGGACCGGGCCCGATCAACGCCGATCCGCGCGTGCTGCGCGCCATGTCGAGCCAGCTGATTGGCCAGTACGATCCGGCGATGACACACTACATGAACGAAGTGATGGCGCTGTACCGTGGCGTATTCCGCACTGAAAACCGCTGGAC carries:
- a CDS encoding amino acid ABC transporter ATP-binding protein is translated as MPLITINQVQKYYGDNHVLKGVDLDVDHGEVISIIGRSGSGKSTLLRCMNGLEGYQEGSIKLGGMTITDRESQAREISRSVGMVFQNFNLFPHMTALENVMLAPRRVLKKSEAECRELATQMLEKVGLGERINYYPANLSGGQQQRVAIARALAMQPKVLLCDEITSALDPELVGEVLKVLEQLAAEGMTLILVTHEMNFARDVGDRVVFMHQGRVWEQGDSKTLFANPQTAELKQFISTVRL